A window of Pseudomonas putida genomic DNA:
CCCGGGCGATTGCCCTGGACCCGCAGATCCTCATGTACGACGAACCGTTCGTCGGCCAGGACCCGATCGCCATGGGCGTATTGGTGCGCCTGATCCGCCTGCTCAACGATGCCCTGGGTATCACCAGCATCGTGGTTTCCCATGATCTGGCGGAAACCGCCAGCATTGCCGACTACATCTATGTGGTCGGTGACGGCCAGGTGCTGGGCCAGGGGACGCCTGACGAACTGATGGGCTCGGACAACCCGCGCATTCGCCAGTTCATGAAGGGCGATCCGGACGGCCCGGTACCTTTCCACTTCCCTGCGCCTGACTACCGCGCCGACCTGCTGGGAGCGCGTTGATGCGCAGAAGATCCTTACTCGAACGTGTCCGCCTGCTGGGCCGCTCGGCAATCGACGTGCTGGCGGTGCTGGGGCGATCCTGCCTGTTCCTGTTCCATGCGCTGATCGGCCGCGGCGGCATCGGTGGCGGCTTCCAGCTGCTGACCAGGCAGCTGTACTCGGTGGGCGTGCTGTCGCTGGCGATCATCGTCGTCTCCGGCGTGTTCATCGGCATGGTGCTGGCGCTGCAGGGCTTCAGCATCCTGACCAAGTACGGCTCGGAACAGGCGGTGGGGCAGATGGTCGCCCTGACCCTGTTGCGAGAGCTCGGCCCGGTGGTGACCGCGTTGCTGTTCGCCGGCCGTGCCGGTTCGGCGCTGACCGCCGAAATTGGCAACATGAAGTCCACCGAGCAATTGTCGAGCCTGGAAATGATCGGTGTCGACCCGCTCAAGTACATTGTCGCACCGCGGCTTTGGGCCGGTTTCATCTCGCTGCCGTTGCTGGCGCTGATTTTCAGCGTGGTCGGCATCTGGGGCGGCTCGTGGGTGGCGGTGGACTGGCTGGGCGTCTACGAAGGCTCATTCTGGGCCAACATGCAGAACAGTGTTTCGTTCACCGACGACGTGCTCAACGGGCTTATCAAGAGCCTGGTATTCGCCTTCGTCACGACCTGGATCGCCGTATTCCAGGGGTACGACTGTGAGCCCACCTCAGAGGGGATCAGCCGTGCCACCACCAAGACCGTGGTCTATGCCTCATTGGCAGTGCTGGGTCTGGACTTTATTCTGACCGCCTTGATGTTTGGAGATTTCTGATGCAAAACCGCACCCTGGAAATCGGTGTCGGCCTGTTCCTCCTGGCCGGGATCCTGGCGCTGCTGCTGCTGGCCCTGCGTGTCAGCGGGCTGTCGGCCAGCCCGAGCAGCGATTCCTATAAAGTTTATGCCTACTTCGACAATATCGCCGGTTTGACGGTCAGAGCTAAAGTGACCATGGCCGGTGTCACTATCGGCAAGGTTACCGCCATCGATCTGGACCGTGATTCCTACACCGGTCGGGTGACGCTGCTACTGGACAAGTCGGTGGACAACCTGCCGACCGACTCCACTGCCTCGATCCTGACCGCCGGGCTGCTTGGCGAGAAGTACATCGGCATCAGCGTGGGCGGTGAGGACCAGGTGCTCAAGGACGGCGGGACCATCCACGACACCCAGTCGGCGCTGGTGCTGGAAGATCTGATTGGCAAGTTCCTGCTCAACTCCGTTGGCAAGGAACCTAAAGAAGCGCAACCGGCTAATTAAGGAGTTTCCATGATTTCCATCCTGCGACGTGGCCTGCTGGTCCTGTTGGCGGCCTTCCCCCTGATGGCACTGGCCGCGCAGTCGCCGCACGACGTGGTGCAGAGCACCACCACCGAGCTGCTGGGTGAGCTCAAGGCCAACAAGGAACAATACAAGTCCAACCCGCAAGCGTTCTACGACACCCTCGACCGGATCCTCGCGCCGGTGGTCGACGCCGACGGTATTTCCAAGAGCATCATGACCGTCAAGTATTCGCGCAAGGCCACGCCCGAGCAGATGCAGCGGTTCCAGGAAAACTTCAAGCGCAGCCTGTTCCAGTTCTACGGCAACGCGCTGCTGGAGTACAACAACCAGGGTATCGTCGTAGACCCGGCCAAGGCCGATGACGGCAAGCGCGCCTCCGTGGGCATGAAGGTCACCGGCAACAATGGCGCCGTGTACCCGGTGCAGTACACCCTGGAAAATCTGGGTGGCGAATGGAAAGTACGTAACGTGATCGTCAACGGCATCAACATCGGCAAGCTGTTCCGCGACCAGTTCGCCGACGCCATGCAGCGCAAATGGCAACGACCTGGACAAGACCATTGACGGCTGGGCCGGCGAAGTGGCCAAGGCCAAGCAGGCCGCCGACAACTCGCCAGAGAAGACCGTCAAATGAGTGAGGCCGGGGTAAGCATGGCCGAGCCGGGCGTGCTGTGCCTGGCAGGCGAGCTGGACTACCGCAGCGGGCCGGTCCTGCGCAAACAGGGCAAGGCGCTGATCGCGGCCTGTCGCGAGGCGCAGTTGGTACTCGATTGCTCGGCAGTGCAGCGCTCCACCAGTGTCGGCCTGTCGTTGCTGCTGGCCTTCATGCGCGATGCCCAGGCCGCCGGCAAGGCGTGCCTGGTGCGCAGCATGCCCGACGACATGCGGGAAATTGCCGAGGTTTATGACCTCGATGAAGTGCTGGCAACATGATGGCTACGCACTTGTGATGGCCCCTCGGTCAGCGAAGCCCTCGTTGGGCTTCGCAGGCGAGGGGCTTTTTTGTATGATGGCCGACCCGTGCGCATCGGGCGCCGATTGAGGTTGAGCATGCAGGCCGTAGAAGTTAAAAGCTTCCTTGAAGAGAAATTGCCGGGTTCCCGGGTCGAAGTTGAAGGCGAAGGCTGCAACTTCCAGTTGAACGTGATCAGCGACGAGTTGGCTGGCCTGAGCCCGGTCAAACGCCAGCAGGCGATCTATGCTCACCTGAATCCGTGGATCGCCAATGGCAGCATCCATGCGGTAACCATGAAATTTTTCAGCAGCGCAGCCTGGGCTGAGCGCACCTGAGCCAACGTGGCGGCGAGATTCCAATGGACAAACTGATTATTACTGGCGGCGCTCGCCTTGATGGCGAGATCCGCATTTCGGGCGCGAAGAACGCAGCCCTGCCGATTCTGGCGGCGACCCTGCTGGCCGACGGCCCGGTCACCGTGGGCAACCTGCCACACCTGCACGACATCACCACCATGATCGAGCTTTTCGGGCGCATGGGCATCGAGCCTGTGATCGACGAAAAGCTGGCGGTGGAGATCGATCCACGCACCATCAAGACCCTGGTCGCGCCTTACGAGCTGGTCAAGACCATGCGCGCCTCGATCCTGGTGCTGGGCCCGATGGTTGCCCGTTTCGGTGAGGCCGAAGTGGCCCTGCCTGGCGGTTGCGCCATTGGTTCGCGCCCGGTCGACCTGCACATCCGTGGCCTCGAGGCCATGGGCGCGAAGATCGAAGTCGAAGCCGGCTACATCAAGGCCAAGGCGCCTGAGGGTGGCCTGCGCGGTGCGCACTTCTTCTTCGACACCGTCAGCGTGACCGGTACCGAGAACATCATGATGGCCGCTGCCCTGGCCAAGGGCCGCAGCGTGCTGCAGAACGCCGCGCGCGAGCCGGAAGTGGTCGATCTGGCCAACTTCATCAATGCCATGGGCGGCAAGGTCCAGGGCGCTGGTACCGACACCATCACCATCGATGGCGTCGAGCGCCTGCATTCGGCCCATTACCGCGTGATGCCGGACCGTATCGAGACGGGGACCTACCTGGTGGCCGCTGCCGTGACCGGTGGCCGCGTCAAGGTCAAGGACACCGACCCGACCATCCTTGAAGCCGTCCTGGAAAAACTCAAGGAAGCCGGCGCCGACATCACCACCGGTGAAGACTGGATCGAGCTGGACATGCACGGCAAGCGGCCGAAAGCCGTCAACCTGCGTACCGCTCCCTACCCGGCGTTCCCGACTGACATGCAGGCGCAGTTCATCTCGCTCAACGCCATTGCCGAAGGTACTGGCGCGGTGATCGAGACGATCTTCGAAAACCGTTTCATGCACGTCTACGAAATGCACCGCATGGGCGCGCAGATCCAGGTCGAAGGCAACACTGCCATCGTCACTGGCGTCAAGGCGCTGAAGGGTGCCCCGGTAATGGCCACCGACCTGCGAGCTTCCGCCAGCCTGGTGCTGTCGGCGCTGGTAGCCGAAGGCGATACCCTGATCGATCGCATCTACCACATCGACCGTGGTTACGAGTGCATCGAAGAAAAACTGCAGATGCTGGGCGCGAAGATCCGTCGCGTACCGGGCTAGTTATCTGCCTGGCACATCCTGTGGGAGCGGGCATGCCCGCGAAGAAGCCTCCGCGGTTCATGGCACCGGCTCTGCCGGTGTTCGCGGGCTAGCCCGCTCCTACAGGATGGGCCTAACGAATTGAATGCGGTCGGGCTCTGCGCCCGGCCGGCAGTAGCCGCTTAAGGACCGACGTTCCAATGTTGACCATCGCGCTTTCCAAAGGCCGTATTCTCGACGATACCCTGCCGTTGCTGGCCGAGGCCGGTATCGTGCCGACCGAGAACCCGGACAAGAGCCGCAAACTGATCATCCCCACCACGCAGGACGATGTGCGCCTGCTGATCGTGCGTGCCACCGATGTGCCGACCTATGTCGAGCATGGTGCCGCCGACCTGGGTGTGGCCGGCAAGGATGTGCTGATGGAGTATGGCGGCCAGGGCCTGTACGAGCCCCTGGACCTGCAGATTGCCCGTTGCAAGCTGATGACCGCTGGCGTGGTTGGTGCACCCGAGCCCAAGGGCCGTCTGCGCGTGGCGACCAAGTTCGTCAACGTAGCCAAACGCTACTACGCCGAACAGGGCCGCCAGGTCGACATCATCAAGCTGTACGGCTCGATGGAACTGGCACCGCTGATCAACCTCGCCGACAAGATCATCGACGTGGTCGACACCGGCAATACCCTGCGTGCCAACGGCCTGGAACCCCAGGAACTGATCGCCACGATCAGCTCGCGCCTGGTGGTCAACAAGGCCTCCATGAAAATGCAGCACGCCCGTATCCAGAGCCTGATCGACACGCTGCGCGGAGCGGTCGAATCGCGACACCGCGGCTGACTTACTACCTTCTGTGCGCGACCTTCGCTGTCGCGCCCGTCTATCCGCGTCATAGCCATTTTTCTCGGGTGCCCGCGCGGATGGACTGGTAGCCTAGGGCGCCTGAGCATTCGCCAATAATCGAGGCCCTCGCCATGACCGTGTCCACTGCAATTGCCCGTCTCAACGCTGCTGACCCGGATTTCGCCCGACATCTGGATCATCTGCTGAGCTGGGAAAGTGTGTCCGATGACGCGGTCAACCAGCGAGTGCTCGACATCATCAAGGCCGTGCGCGAGCGCGGCGATGCGGCACTGGTGGAATTCACCCAGCGTTTCGATGGCGTCGATGCCAAGTCGATTGGTGACCTGATCCTCGGTCGCGAGCGCCTGGAGCTGGCCCTGACCCGCATTACCCCGGCCCAGCGCGAAACCCTGGAAAAGGCCGCCAACCGTGTGCGCATGTACCACGAGCGGCAGAAGCAGGATTCCTGGCAGTACACCGAAGCCGACGGCACCGTGCTTGGCCAGAAGGTCACCCCGCTGGACCGCGCCGGCCTGTATGTGCCGGGCGGCAAGGCGTCGTACCCGTCGTCGGTACTGATGAACGCCATCCCGGCCAAGGTTGCCGGCGTGGCCGAGGTGGTGATGGTGGTGCCGACCCCGCGTGGCGAGGTCAACGAGCTGGTGCTGGCGGCTGCCTGCATCGCCGGTGTCGACCGTGTGTTCACCGTTGGTGGCGCCCAGGCTGTGGCCGCGCTGGCCTACGGTACCGAAAGCGTGCCGCAGGTGGACAAGATTGTCGGCCCGGGCAACATCTACGTCGCCACCGCCAAGCGCCATGTGTTCGGCCAGGTGGGTATCGACATGATCGCCGGGCCGTCGGAAATCCTCGTGGTGTGCGACGGCCAGACCGACCCGGACTGGATCGCCATGGACCTGTTCTCCCAGGCAGAGCACGACGAAGATGCCCAGGCCATCCTGGTCAGCCCCGATGCCGCCTTCCTCGACCGGGTTGCCGCCAGCATCGACAAGCTGCTGCCGACCATGGAGCGCGCCGAGATCATCGAGAAGTCGATCAATGGCCGTGGTGCGCTGATCCAGGTGCGTGACATGCAGCAGGCCATGGAAGTGGCCAACCGCATCGCGCCGGAACACCTGGAACTGTCGGTGGCCGACCCGCAGGCCTGGTTGCCGCACATCCGCCACGCTGGCGCGATCTTCATGGGCCGCCACACCAGCGAAGCGCTGGGCGACTACTGCGCAGGGCCCAACCACGTGCTGCCGACTTCCGGCACTGCGCGATTCTCGTCGCCACTGGGGGTGTATGACTTCCAGAAGCGTTCGTCGATCATTTTCTGCTCCGAGCAGGGGGCGTCCGAGCTGGGCCACACCGCCTCGGTCCTGGCCCGTGGCGAATCGCTGACCGCCCACGCCCGCAGCGCTGAATACCGCATCCTGACCCAAGAGAAGGGGAACTGAGCATGAGTCGATTCTGGAGCCCCTTCGTCAAGGACCTGGTGCCTTACGTGCCGGGCGAGCAGCCCAAGCTGGCCCGCCTGGTCAAGCTGAACACCAACGAAAACCCCTACGGCCCGTCGCCCAAGGCGCTGGAGGCCATGCGCGGCGAGCTGAACGACAACCTGCGCCTGTACCCGGACCCGAACAGTGACCGGCTGAAGCAGGCGGTGGCCGAGTACTACGGCGTGACCCCGGCGCAAGTGTTCGTCGGCAACGGTTCGGACGAAGTACTGGCGCACATCTTCCATGGCCTGTTCCAGCACGACGCACCGCTGCTGTTCCCGGACATCAGCTACAGCTTCTACCCGGTGTACTGTGGGCTCTACGGGATCGCCTTCGAACAGGTGGCGCTGGACGAGCAGTTCCAGATCCGCATCGAGGACTACCACAAGCCCAATGCCGGCATCATCTTCCCCAACCCCAACGCGCCGACCGGCTGCCTGATGCCATTGCAGGCGGTGGAGCAGCTGCTGCAGGCCAACCGTGATTCGGTGGTGGTGGTCGATGAGGCCTACATCGATTTCGGTGGTGAAACGGCGATCAGCCTGGTGGACCGCTACGACAACCTGCTGGTCACCCAGACCCTGTCGAAGTCGCGCTCGCTAGCCGGGCTGCGGGTTGGCCTGGCGGTGGGCCACCCGGACCTGATCGAGGCGCTGGAGCGGATCAAGAACAGCTTCAACTCCTACCCGCTGGATCGTGCCGCGATCATCGGCGCGGCGGTGGCGTTCGAGGACCGCGAGTACTTCGAGGAAACCTGCCGCAAGGTGATCGACAGCCGCGAGGTGTTGGTCGAGCAGCTGCAGGCCAAGGGCTTCGAAGTGCTGCCGTCGGCGGCCAACTTCATCTTCGCCCGCCATCCGCAACAAGATGCCGGTGAGCTGGCTGCACGCCTGCGTGAGCAGGGCGTGATCGTGCGCCACTTCAAGCAGCCACGCATTGCCCAGTTCCTGCGCATCACCATCGGTACGCCAGAGATGAACCAGGCGCTGCTCGATGCGTTGAACTGACGGTATCGCCACCGCTTCCACGGGGTACACAGGCCCTGGGGAAGCACCTTTCTTTACTGCCTGTGCTGGCCTCATCGCCGGCAAGCCAGCTCCCACAGATACTGCACATGGCTTGAGGTCGGTGTGGTGGGAGCTGGCTTGCCGGCGATTGCGTCAGTACAGGCAGCGCAGTGGCAATGACAAACGCCTTGCTCGCTAGTAAGCTAAGCAAATTCATCGGATGATTGGTTGAGTTGTATGGGCACCGAATTAACCAAGCGCTCCCTGGTCGAACTGGCCGTCGAGCGCATGCGCGAACGCATCGAGTTGGGCGACTGGCAAGTCGGTCAGCGCCTGCCGACCGAACCGGAACTGGCCCTGCAGTTGGGCATCAGCCGCAACACCGTACGCGAGGCCATGCGCGTGCTGGCGTTCAGTGGCCTGGTAGAGATACGCCAGGGCGACGGCAGCTACCTGCGCACTGCCCAGGACCCGCTGCAGGCGGTGCAGGCGATGTCCCGTTGCACGCCCGAGCAGGCCCGTGAAACCCGCCACATCCTCGAAGCCGAGGCTATCGGCCTTGCAGCGCTGCGCCGTACCGACGCCGACCTGCAAGCGCTGCGTGATGCCCTGGCCAACAGTGCCAGGCATTTTCACGGTGATATCGATGCTTATGTGGCCTGCGACCTGGTGTTTCACCAGCGCTTGGTCGATGCCGCCCATAACCCGGCCTTGAGTGAACTGTACCGGTACTTTTCCGGGGTAGTGGCTGCCGCGCTGCAGCGCAACATGGCGACCGTACCGCGCTGCCAGGCCACGTTCGACCTGCATGGGCAGATCCTCACCGCCATCGAGCAACGCGATGCGGAGCGGGCCAAGCGCCTGAGCCGTACCCTTATCGAATCCTGACTCCGAGAAGGCCATGCCTGAATCCATCACCCGTAACACTCCATCGAACGAGCGGGACCTCGATGAATTGCTGATCGACGCCGAGGCTGACGACGAGCAGGTCCAGCAGCAGCCCGTGGTCGTGCGGCGGCCCTGGCTATTGCTGCTGGGCCTGGTGCTGGTGGCCCTGAACCTGCGCCCGGCGCTGTCGAGCATGGCGCCGGTGCTGGGCCAGGTTGCCGAAGGGTTGGGGCTGAATGCCTCGCAGGCCGGTTTGCTGACCACCCTGCCGGTGCTGTGCCTGGGCCTGTTCGCCCCCTTGGCGCCGGTGCTGGCGCGGCGCTTTGGCAGCGAGCGGGTGATCCTCGGTATTCTTCTCACCCTGGCGTTGGGCATTGTGCTACGCAGTACCTTTGGCGCTATCGGGGTGTTCCTCGGCAGCCTGATGGCGGGGGCCAGTATCGGTATTGTTGGTGTATTGCTGCCGGGGATAGTCAAGCGCGACTTCCCGCAGCACGCTGGCACTCTCACCGGCGTGTACACCATGGCGTTGTGCCTGGGCGCGGCCATGGCGGCGGGTGCCACGGTACCCCTGGCCCGGCATTTCGACGACAGCTGGGCGCTGGGGCTGGGTTTCTGGGTGTTGCCGGCTCTGCTGGCCATGTTGGTATGGCTGCCGCAAGCCCGCCAGGGCCATGGTCTGCACAAGGTGGCCTACCGCGTGCGTGGGCTTTGGCGTGATCCGCTGGCCTGGCAAGTGACCCTGTACATGGGCTTGCAGTCTTCGCTGGCCTACATTGTCTTCGGCTGGTTGCCATCGATCCTGATCGGCCGCGGCCTGAGCCCGACCGAAGCGGGGCTGGTGCTGTCGGGTTCGGTAATCGTGCAGCTGGCCAGTTCGCTCAGTGCGCCCTGGCTGGCCACTCGCGGCAAGGACCAGCGGCTGGCGATCGTGCTGGTCATGCTGATTACCCTGGCTGGTCTGTTCGGTTGCCTTTATGCGCCGCTTTCCGGGCTGTGGGGCTGGGCGGTGGTGCTGGGCCTGGGGCAGGGCGGTACCTTTGCCCTGGCGCTGACCTTGATCGTGCTGCGCTCGAAGGATGCCCATGTGGCGGCGAACCTGTCGAGCATGGCGCAGGGGGTGGGGTACACGCTGGCGTCGATGGGGCCATTTGCAGTGGGGCTGGTGCATGACCTGACCGGGGGCTGGGCGGCAGTGGGGTGGATTTTTGCCGTGTTGGGTGTAGGTGCCATCGTGTTCGGGCCTGGGGGCCGGGCGGGCTTTGCATGTGCAGGTGAGCAGCGAGAGGGTCTGAAGGGCTGTTGGCAGTAGCGGCCTCTTCGCGGGCATGCCCGCTCCCTCAGGGATCGCGCACACCTTGAATGCTGTGCTGTACCTGTGGGAGCGGGCGAGCCCGCGAAGAGGCCGGCACTGGCGTAAGGCGTCGTGGCAGCTTATCGTGCTGCTTTCATCCCCCAGGACGGACCAGCCCCCATGAGCGACGCCAACCGCGACCTGATCACCCGCTTCTACCAGGCATTCCAGCGCCTGGACGCCGAGGCCATGGTCGCCTGCTACAGCGACGATATCGTCTTCAGCGACCCGGTCTTCGGCACCCTGC
This region includes:
- a CDS encoding BolA family protein, which produces MQAVEVKSFLEEKLPGSRVEVEGEGCNFQLNVISDELAGLSPVKRQQAIYAHLNPWIANGSIHAVTMKFFSSAAWAERT
- the hisC gene encoding histidinol-phosphate transaminase; this translates as MSRFWSPFVKDLVPYVPGEQPKLARLVKLNTNENPYGPSPKALEAMRGELNDNLRLYPDPNSDRLKQAVAEYYGVTPAQVFVGNGSDEVLAHIFHGLFQHDAPLLFPDISYSFYPVYCGLYGIAFEQVALDEQFQIRIEDYHKPNAGIIFPNPNAPTGCLMPLQAVEQLLQANRDSVVVVDEAYIDFGGETAISLVDRYDNLLVTQTLSKSRSLAGLRVGLAVGHPDLIEALERIKNSFNSYPLDRAAIIGAAVAFEDREYFEETCRKVIDSREVLVEQLQAKGFEVLPSAANFIFARHPQQDAGELAARLREQGVIVRHFKQPRIAQFLRITIGTPEMNQALLDALN
- the hisD gene encoding histidinol dehydrogenase, which translates into the protein MTVSTAIARLNAADPDFARHLDHLLSWESVSDDAVNQRVLDIIKAVRERGDAALVEFTQRFDGVDAKSIGDLILGRERLELALTRITPAQRETLEKAANRVRMYHERQKQDSWQYTEADGTVLGQKVTPLDRAGLYVPGGKASYPSSVLMNAIPAKVAGVAEVVMVVPTPRGEVNELVLAAACIAGVDRVFTVGGAQAVAALAYGTESVPQVDKIVGPGNIYVATAKRHVFGQVGIDMIAGPSEILVVCDGQTDPDWIAMDLFSQAEHDEDAQAILVSPDAAFLDRVAASIDKLLPTMERAEIIEKSINGRGALIQVRDMQQAMEVANRIAPEHLELSVADPQAWLPHIRHAGAIFMGRHTSEALGDYCAGPNHVLPTSGTARFSSPLGVYDFQKRSSIIFCSEQGASELGHTASVLARGESLTAHARSAEYRILTQEKGN
- the mlaD gene encoding outer membrane lipid asymmetry maintenance protein MlaD, encoding MQNRTLEIGVGLFLLAGILALLLLALRVSGLSASPSSDSYKVYAYFDNIAGLTVRAKVTMAGVTIGKVTAIDLDRDSYTGRVTLLLDKSVDNLPTDSTASILTAGLLGEKYIGISVGGEDQVLKDGGTIHDTQSALVLEDLIGKFLLNSVGKEPKEAQPAN
- the mlaE gene encoding lipid asymmetry maintenance ABC transporter permease subunit MlaE — protein: MRRRSLLERVRLLGRSAIDVLAVLGRSCLFLFHALIGRGGIGGGFQLLTRQLYSVGVLSLAIIVVSGVFIGMVLALQGFSILTKYGSEQAVGQMVALTLLRELGPVVTALLFAGRAGSALTAEIGNMKSTEQLSSLEMIGVDPLKYIVAPRLWAGFISLPLLALIFSVVGIWGGSWVAVDWLGVYEGSFWANMQNSVSFTDDVLNGLIKSLVFAFVTTWIAVFQGYDCEPTSEGISRATTKTVVYASLAVLGLDFILTALMFGDF
- the hisG gene encoding ATP phosphoribosyltransferase → MLTIALSKGRILDDTLPLLAEAGIVPTENPDKSRKLIIPTTQDDVRLLIVRATDVPTYVEHGAADLGVAGKDVLMEYGGQGLYEPLDLQIARCKLMTAGVVGAPEPKGRLRVATKFVNVAKRYYAEQGRQVDIIKLYGSMELAPLINLADKIIDVVDTGNTLRANGLEPQELIATISSRLVVNKASMKMQHARIQSLIDTLRGAVESRHRG
- a CDS encoding STAS domain-containing protein, producing MSEAGVSMAEPGVLCLAGELDYRSGPVLRKQGKALIAACREAQLVLDCSAVQRSTSVGLSLLLAFMRDAQAAGKACLVRSMPDDMREIAEVYDLDEVLAT
- a CDS encoding FadR/GntR family transcriptional regulator, whose product is MGTELTKRSLVELAVERMRERIELGDWQVGQRLPTEPELALQLGISRNTVREAMRVLAFSGLVEIRQGDGSYLRTAQDPLQAVQAMSRCTPEQARETRHILEAEAIGLAALRRTDADLQALRDALANSARHFHGDIDAYVACDLVFHQRLVDAAHNPALSELYRYFSGVVAAALQRNMATVPRCQATFDLHGQILTAIEQRDAERAKRLSRTLIES
- the murA gene encoding UDP-N-acetylglucosamine 1-carboxyvinyltransferase; translation: MDKLIITGGARLDGEIRISGAKNAALPILAATLLADGPVTVGNLPHLHDITTMIELFGRMGIEPVIDEKLAVEIDPRTIKTLVAPYELVKTMRASILVLGPMVARFGEAEVALPGGCAIGSRPVDLHIRGLEAMGAKIEVEAGYIKAKAPEGGLRGAHFFFDTVSVTGTENIMMAAALAKGRSVLQNAAREPEVVDLANFINAMGGKVQGAGTDTITIDGVERLHSAHYRVMPDRIETGTYLVAAAVTGGRVKVKDTDPTILEAVLEKLKEAGADITTGEDWIELDMHGKRPKAVNLRTAPYPAFPTDMQAQFISLNAIAEGTGAVIETIFENRFMHVYEMHRMGAQIQVEGNTAIVTGVKALKGAPVMATDLRASASLVLSALVAEGDTLIDRIYHIDRGYECIEEKLQMLGAKIRRVPG